The following coding sequences are from one Bos indicus x Bos taurus breed Angus x Brahman F1 hybrid chromosome 5, Bos_hybrid_MaternalHap_v2.0, whole genome shotgun sequence window:
- the PRPH gene encoding peripherin isoform X1: MSHPSGLRSSVSSTSYRRTFGPPPSLSPGAFSYSSSSRFSSSRLLGSASPGSSVRLGSFRGPRAGTGALLRLPSERLDFSMAEALNQEFLATRSNEKQELQELNDRFANFIEKVRFLEQQNAALRGELNQARGQEPARADQLCQQELRELRRELELLGRERDRVQVERDGLAEDLAALKQRLEEETRKREDAEHNLVLFRKDVDDATLSRLELERKIESLMDEIEFLKKLHEEELRDLQLSVESQQVQHVEVEATVKPELTAALRDIRAQYESIAAKNLQEAEEWYKSKYADLSDAANRNHEALRQAKQEMNESRRQIQSLTCEVDGLRGTNEALLRQLRELEEQFALEAGGYQAGAARLEEELRQLKEEMARHLREYQELLNVKMALDIEIATYRKLLEGEESRISVPVHSFASLSIKTTVPEVEPPQETHSRKMVLIRTIETRDGEQVVTESQKEQHSELDKSPQSY; the protein is encoded by the exons ATGAGCCACCCGTCGGGCCTCCGGTCCAGCGTCAGTTCCACCTCATACCGCCGCACCTTCGGGCCACCGCCCTCACTGTCCCCGGGGGCCTTCTCCTATTCGTCCAGCTCCCGCTTCTCGAGCAGCCGCCTGCTGGGCTCGGCGTCCCCCGGCTCCTCCGTGCGCCTGGGCAGCTTCCGCGGTCCCCGGGCGGGCACGGGCGCCCTCCTGCGCCTGCCCTCGGAGCGCCTCGACTTCTCTATGGCCGAGGCGCTCAACCAGGAGTTCCTGGCCACGCGCAGCAACGagaagcaggagctgcaggagctcAACGACCGCTTCGCCAACTTCATCGAGAAGGTGCGCTTCCTGGAGCAGCAGAACGCGGCCCTGCGCGGGGAGCTGAACCAGGCCCGGGGCCAGGAGCCGGCGCGCGCCGACCAGCTGTGCCAGCAGGAGCTCCGTGAGCTGCGGAGGGAGCTGGAGCTGCTGGGCCGGGAGCGCGACCGGGTGCAGGTGGAGCGCGACGGGCTGGCGGAGGACCTGGCAGCGCTCAAGCAGAG GTTGGAGGAAGAGACTCGCAAGAGGGAGGATGCGGAGCACAATCTCGTGCTTTTCCGTAAG GACGTGGACGACGCCACCCTGTCCCGCCTGGAGCTAGAGCGCAAGATTGAATCTCTGATGGATGAGATTGAGTTCCTCAAGAAGCTGCACGAGGAG GAGCTGAGAGACCTGCAGCTGAGCGTGGAGAGCCAGCAAGTGCAGCACGTCGAGGTGGAGGCGACCGTGAAGCCCGAGCTGACAGCGGCGCTGAGGGACATCCGAGCCCAGTACGAGAGCATCGCGGCGAAGAATCTGCAGGAGGCAGAAGAGTGGTACAAATCCAAG TACGCGGACCTGTCCGACGCCGCCAACCGGAACCACGAGGCCCTGCGCCAGGCCAAGCAGGAGATGAATGAGTCCCGACGCCAGATCCAGAGCCTGACGTGCGAGGTGGACGGGCTTCGCGGCACG AACGAGGCGCTGCTCAGACAGCTGCGGGAGCTGGAGGAGCAGTTTGCCCTGGAGGCCGGCGGGTACCAGGCGGGCGCCGCGCGGCTTGAGGAGGAGCTACGGCAGCTCAAAGAGGAGATGGCGCGACACCTGCGAGAGTACCAGGAGCTTCTTAACGTCAAGATGGCCCTGGACATCGAGATCGCCACCTACCGGAAGCTGCTGGAGGGCGAGGAGAGCCg GATTTCCGTGCCAGTCCATTCCTTTGCATCCTTGAGTATAAAGACGACTG TACCTGAGGTGGAACCTCCCCAGGAAACCCACAGCCGGAAGATGGTTCTGATCAGGACCATTGAGACCCGGGATGGGGAG CAGGTGGTGACAGAGTCTCAGAAGGAGCAGCACAGTGAGCTGGACAAGTCTCCTCAGAGCTACTGA
- the PRPH gene encoding peripherin isoform X2, translated as MSHPSGLRSSVSSTSYRRTFGPPPSLSPGAFSYSSSSRFSSSRLLGSASPGSSVRLGSFRGPRAGTGALLRLPSERLDFSMAEALNQEFLATRSNEKQELQELNDRFANFIEKVRFLEQQNAALRGELNQARGQEPARADQLCQQELRELRRELELLGRERDRVQVERDGLAEDLAALKQRLEEETRKREDAEHNLVLFRKDVDDATLSRLELERKIESLMDEIEFLKKLHEEELRDLQLSVESQQVQHVEVEATVKPELTAALRDIRAQYESIAAKNLQEAEEWYKSKYADLSDAANRNHEALRQAKQEMNESRRQIQSLTCEVDGLRGTNEALLRQLRELEEQFALEAGGYQAGAARLEEELRQLKEEMARHLREYQELLNVKMALDIEIATYRKLLEGEESRISVPVHSFASLSIKTTVPEVEPPQETHSRKMVLIRTIETRDGEVVTESQKEQHSELDKSPQSY; from the exons ATGAGCCACCCGTCGGGCCTCCGGTCCAGCGTCAGTTCCACCTCATACCGCCGCACCTTCGGGCCACCGCCCTCACTGTCCCCGGGGGCCTTCTCCTATTCGTCCAGCTCCCGCTTCTCGAGCAGCCGCCTGCTGGGCTCGGCGTCCCCCGGCTCCTCCGTGCGCCTGGGCAGCTTCCGCGGTCCCCGGGCGGGCACGGGCGCCCTCCTGCGCCTGCCCTCGGAGCGCCTCGACTTCTCTATGGCCGAGGCGCTCAACCAGGAGTTCCTGGCCACGCGCAGCAACGagaagcaggagctgcaggagctcAACGACCGCTTCGCCAACTTCATCGAGAAGGTGCGCTTCCTGGAGCAGCAGAACGCGGCCCTGCGCGGGGAGCTGAACCAGGCCCGGGGCCAGGAGCCGGCGCGCGCCGACCAGCTGTGCCAGCAGGAGCTCCGTGAGCTGCGGAGGGAGCTGGAGCTGCTGGGCCGGGAGCGCGACCGGGTGCAGGTGGAGCGCGACGGGCTGGCGGAGGACCTGGCAGCGCTCAAGCAGAG GTTGGAGGAAGAGACTCGCAAGAGGGAGGATGCGGAGCACAATCTCGTGCTTTTCCGTAAG GACGTGGACGACGCCACCCTGTCCCGCCTGGAGCTAGAGCGCAAGATTGAATCTCTGATGGATGAGATTGAGTTCCTCAAGAAGCTGCACGAGGAG GAGCTGAGAGACCTGCAGCTGAGCGTGGAGAGCCAGCAAGTGCAGCACGTCGAGGTGGAGGCGACCGTGAAGCCCGAGCTGACAGCGGCGCTGAGGGACATCCGAGCCCAGTACGAGAGCATCGCGGCGAAGAATCTGCAGGAGGCAGAAGAGTGGTACAAATCCAAG TACGCGGACCTGTCCGACGCCGCCAACCGGAACCACGAGGCCCTGCGCCAGGCCAAGCAGGAGATGAATGAGTCCCGACGCCAGATCCAGAGCCTGACGTGCGAGGTGGACGGGCTTCGCGGCACG AACGAGGCGCTGCTCAGACAGCTGCGGGAGCTGGAGGAGCAGTTTGCCCTGGAGGCCGGCGGGTACCAGGCGGGCGCCGCGCGGCTTGAGGAGGAGCTACGGCAGCTCAAAGAGGAGATGGCGCGACACCTGCGAGAGTACCAGGAGCTTCTTAACGTCAAGATGGCCCTGGACATCGAGATCGCCACCTACCGGAAGCTGCTGGAGGGCGAGGAGAGCCg GATTTCCGTGCCAGTCCATTCCTTTGCATCCTTGAGTATAAAGACGACTG TACCTGAGGTGGAACCTCCCCAGGAAACCCACAGCCGGAAGATGGTTCTGATCAGGACCATTGAGACCCGGGATGGGGAG GTGGTGACAGAGTCTCAGAAGGAGCAGCACAGTGAGCTGGACAAGTCTCCTCAGAGCTACTGA